CAGGAACTCACGGAAAAACAACAACGACTTCGATGACGAGTTTGGTGTTGCTCGAAGGTAATCTTGACCCGACTGTTATTGTCGGCGGAAGATTGCACGGACTTGGCGGAACAAATGCGCGGCTCGGCAAAGGTGAATTTATCGTTGTCGAAGCGGATGAATTTGACCGCTCGTTTCTTTCGATTACGCCGACGATTGCCGTTCTCACAACGCTCGATGTTGACCATCTCGACACGTATCGCGATTTGGAAGATATCAAGCAAGCGTTTATTCAGTTTGCAAACAAAGTTCCGTTTTATGGATTTGTTGTGTTGTGTTTGGATGAGCCGTCGCTGCAAGATATTATGATTCATCTGAAAAAGAAAAAAATCATTACGTACGGTTTAAGTCCGCAAGCAGATTTGCAAGCGGTGGATATAACGCATAAAGAAAATGTTACGAAATTTTCTGTTGTGAAAAGTTGGAACGAAATAGGAACAATCGAAATGCAAACGACGGGAAAACATAATGTGCAAAATGCGCTTGCAGCAATTGCTGTTGGGTTAGAACTCGGAATTCCTTTTGCAAAAGTGAAAGCGGGAATCGAAAAATTTTCCGGCGTGTATCGTCGTTGGGAAAAGAAAGGCGAAGTGAACGGCGTGTTGTTGTTCGATGATTATGCGCATCATCCGACGGAATGTAAAGCAACGCTCGCTGGCGCAAAAGCCGGTTGGCGAAAAAGAATTGTGTGCGTGTTTCAGCCGCATTTGTATTCGCGCACGAGAGATTTTTACGAAGAGTTTGGAAAAGCGTTTTTGCTTTCCGATGTGTTGGTTGTTACCGATGTGTATCCCGCGCGCGAAGAACCGATTCAAGGCGTAACAGGAGAATTGATTACAAACGCCGCGAAACAATATGGACATAAAGACGTTCATTACGTTCCCGACAAAAAAAATCTTCCGTCGCATTTGAAAAACATTGTGAAGAAAAATGATATTGTTGTTACAATGGGCGCAGGCGATGTGTGGAAATATGGAAATGAGTTTTTGGAACAGTTAAAAGTTAAAAAAGAAAAGTGAAAAATTACTGTTGAATTTTCAATAGAACACTGATAACACAGATGAGACGGATACTCACAGATAATTATCATCAGCGAAAATCAGTTCAATCCGTGTCATCTGAGTTCTATTAACTATTCGCACAATGTGAAGTAAAATGTTACGACTCGATGAATTACAAAACAATTTCAAAGGAACGCTTGCGTTGAACGAAATGATGAGTAGACATACATCGTTTTGCATTGGTGGTCCGGCGGATTTGTATGCAGAACCAAACGATAAAAATGATTTGCTTGCGCTGCTCATTTTTTTGCAAGAACAAAATATTCCATTCACAATGCTAGGAAACGGAAGCAATGTTTTGGTGAGCGATAACGGTTTGCGCGGCGTTGTCATCAATTTGGAAAATGGTTTGAACAAAATTTCTTACGAAAATGCGAAGCATCCGCCTCTGGAGGATAATTTTGTTGTTGTGGAATCCGGGGTAATGTTGAATCGCTTTGTTGATTTTTGTATTCAACGTGAACTCAAAGGCGTGGAAATGCTTGCGGGAATTCCGGGAACAATCGGCGGCGCAATTCGAATGAATGCCGGTGCGCATGGTGGAGAAATTTCTGATTGCATTGTTGATGTAGAAGTGATTCGTGACAAAAAATTTCAAACTGTTACGAAAGAAGAAGCGCAGTTTCAATATCGCTCATCTGTGTTTCACCGCGAAGTAATTGTCAGCGCGCGATTTCAACTTCCGCGAGGGAACAAAGAAGAAATGTCAGTTGTGCGAAAAGAAATGTTGAAGAAACGCAACGCAACGCAACCGCTTGATTTTCCGAATTCGGGAAGTGTTTTCAAAAATCCGAAACCACTTTTTGCTGCAAAGTTGATTGAAGAATGTGGATTAAAGGGAATGCGAATCGGTAATGCGGGGATTTCCGAAAAGCACGCTAACTTTATCGTGAATTTGGGAAATGCGAAAGCCGATGATGTTCTTTCTCTGATGAAACTTGCAAAGAAAACTGTGAAGGAAAAATACAACGTTGATATGGAATTGGAAGTGAAGTTGCTCGGTTTTCAAAAAAATTTAGAATAATATTGAATAATGCAGAATCCTATTTTGAAAATAAAAATCAATAAAGACCGATGGATCCTTCTTGGTAAAATATCCGTATGTATGCTGGTATTGATGGGAGTAGGTGTTCTACATTACTATGCGATTCAATGGAGTCAATTGCTCAAAGTTAGAACGATTGTGATTCAGGGGAACGAACAATTACGATTACAAGGACTCTGTTCGCAATTATTTTTACCGAATGATTCTCTGTTATTTTCCTTTCGGCTTGAAAATGTGAAAAACAATGTATTGAAAAATTCATGGGTTCGGTCGGTTCGTATAAAAAGAATATTTCCATCAACATTAGCGATTACAATAATTGAGCGGGTGCCCGTTGCAATGGTGAGCGGAACAAAGACATTTTATGTTGATGCGGACGGAATTATACTTGCTCCGTTGTCGGAATGGATGCGATTTGATTTACCATTGATTTCCTCCGATGCGCAGTTGCGGTCAATGAGTTACAGTACCGAAATTCCTTTTTTACTTCGTCACTCGCTTGCAGTTGCAGTTTTGATGAAACAACGACACCGTGATGTGTATGCGTTGCTCTCGGAAATTCATTCGGATGTTAGCAACAACATTATTCTTTATACGTATGAAAATGGAATACCTGTGCTACTCGGAAAGGGCAACATCGATGAAAAATTATCGAACCTCTCCGCGTTTTGGATTGCATCGCTGAAAAGCATCAATGGAGAACAAATACATTCTCTCGATGCGAGATTTCAGGATAGAATTATTGTGAAGTGGAAGAATACTGAAGGAAGTACGAACAGAAACAGAGTAACAAGTTAATGGCAAAGAACGAACAATTACAACCACCGCTTTTTGTTGGACTTGATATCGGAACAACAAAAATATGCGTTATCATTGCTTCACCTAATGCAAAAGGAGAATTGAATGTTCTTGGCATTGGACAAGCGGATTCTGATGGCGTTACAAAAGGCGAAATCAAAAACCTCGAAAAAGTATCTGTTGCAATTCAAAATGCGCTTACGCTTGCCGAACAACGCGCGGGCGTAAAAATTACTTCCGTCGTTACGGGAATTGCTGGCGAACACGTGCAAAGTTTTCAAAGTCGCGGTGTTATTGCAATTAACAATGCTGAGCAGGAAATCAAACGCGAAGACGTGTTGCGACTATTGAACGATACGCGACGAGTTGCACTTCCCCCGGAGCAAAAAATTCTGCACGTATTTCCTCAAGAATTTATTATTGATGGACAAGGAGGAATTCACGATCCAG
The window above is part of the Ignavibacteria bacterium genome. Proteins encoded here:
- the murB gene encoding UDP-N-acetylmuramate dehydrogenase — translated: MLRLDELQNNFKGTLALNEMMSRHTSFCIGGPADLYAEPNDKNDLLALLIFLQEQNIPFTMLGNGSNVLVSDNGLRGVVINLENGLNKISYENAKHPPLEDNFVVVESGVMLNRFVDFCIQRELKGVEMLAGIPGTIGGAIRMNAGAHGGEISDCIVDVEVIRDKKFQTVTKEEAQFQYRSSVFHREVIVSARFQLPRGNKEEMSVVRKEMLKKRNATQPLDFPNSGSVFKNPKPLFAAKLIEECGLKGMRIGNAGISEKHANFIVNLGNAKADDVLSLMKLAKKTVKEKYNVDMELEVKLLGFQKNLE
- a CDS encoding FtsQ-type POTRA domain-containing protein, coding for MQNPILKIKINKDRWILLGKISVCMLVLMGVGVLHYYAIQWSQLLKVRTIVIQGNEQLRLQGLCSQLFLPNDSLLFSFRLENVKNNVLKNSWVRSVRIKRIFPSTLAITIIERVPVAMVSGTKTFYVDADGIILAPLSEWMRFDLPLISSDAQLRSMSYSTEIPFLLRHSLAVAVLMKQRHRDVYALLSEIHSDVSNNIILYTYENGIPVLLGKGNIDEKLSNLSAFWIASLKSINGEQIHSLDARFQDRIIVKWKNTEGSTNRNRVTS
- the murC gene encoding UDP-N-acetylmuramate--L-alanine ligase; translation: GTHGKTTTTSMTSLVLLEGNLDPTVIVGGRLHGLGGTNARLGKGEFIVVEADEFDRSFLSITPTIAVLTTLDVDHLDTYRDLEDIKQAFIQFANKVPFYGFVVLCLDEPSLQDIMIHLKKKKIITYGLSPQADLQAVDITHKENVTKFSVVKSWNEIGTIEMQTTGKHNVQNALAAIAVGLELGIPFAKVKAGIEKFSGVYRRWEKKGEVNGVLLFDDYAHHPTECKATLAGAKAGWRKRIVCVFQPHLYSRTRDFYEEFGKAFLLSDVLVVTDVYPAREEPIQGVTGELITNAAKQYGHKDVHYVPDKKNLPSHLKNIVKKNDIVVTMGAGDVWKYGNEFLEQLKVKKEK